Proteins encoded within one genomic window of Neoarius graeffei isolate fNeoGra1 chromosome 18, fNeoGra1.pri, whole genome shotgun sequence:
- the LOC132865855 gene encoding general transcription factor II-I repeat domain-containing protein 2-like, with amino-acid sequence MASDLQLSRHTVEHRISDINTSVESKLHSDLQACEYFSVALDESCDIEDKPQLAIFARSVSKECEIKEELLDIVPLKDRTRGIDVKETMMTVFEKANLPLSKLTAIATDGAPSMIGSVNGLVGLCKADETFPDFWNFHCIIHREQLVSKSLNLDNIMKPVMEIVNYIRTHALNHRQFKNFIAELDQELPDDLPLHCTVRWLSRGKVLSRCFELLDAMKLFMEEKNKNYPQLSDPKWIMDLAFLVDMLGHLDRLNLTLQGKMKVLPDLVQSVFAFVNKLKLFKAHLQKGDLAHFPTLLKVSGQVTSATLNKQGARYATLVEHLHETFVIRFRDLQLKRPQITFLVDPFNADTDCLKAPLVADEAAAELEMIDFAEEDQLKPALREETIAFWKSVSMEKYPNVKRAALKILSMFGSTYVCESVFSTMKYVKSKHRSVLTNTHLKELLRVATTDYEPDLRRIVEGKECQKSH; translated from the coding sequence ATGGCATCGGACCTCCAACTGTCCCGCCACACGGTAGAGCACAGAATATCAGACATTAACACATCTGTTGAATCTAAGTTGCACTCTGATCTTCAAGCATGCGAGTATTTCAGTGTGGCGTTGGATGAGAGTTGTGACATAGAAGACAAGCCTCAGTTGGCAATATTTGCACGTTCTGTGTCAAAGGAGTGTGAAATCAAAGAGGAACTCCTGGATATCGTGCCACTGAAAGACCGAACCCGTGGCATAGATGTTAAAGAAACGATGATGACTGTATTTGAGAAAGCAAATCTGCCCCTAAGTAAATTAACCGCAATAGCCACTGACGGTGCACCATCCATGATCGGATCTGTGAACGGGCTCGTGGGGCTGTGCAAAGCCGACGAAACATTTCCCGATTTTTGGAATTTCCACTGCATCATCCACAGGGAGCAACTCGTGTCTAAATCGTTGAATTTAGACAACATCATGAAACCTGTGATGGAAATCGTCAACTACATCCGTACACATGCTCTCAACCACAGGCAATTCAAGAATTTCATCGCTGAGCTGGACCAAGAGCTTCCAGATGACCTGCCACTGCACTGCACCGTGAGGTGGCTGTCAAGGGGAAAGGTACTCTCTCGctgctttgaacttttggatgccATGAAGCTCTTCATGGAAGAAAAGAATAAGAACTACCCACAGCTCTCGGACCCCAAATGGATTATGGACTTGGCCTTTTTGGTCGACATGCTGGGCCACTTGGATAGACTGAATCTTACCCTGCAGGGTAAAATGAAAGTGCTGCCTGATTTGGTGCAAAGTGTGTTTGCGTTTGTCAACAAGCTGAAACTGTTTAAAGCGCATCTTCAAAAGGGAGATTTAGCGCATTTCCCCACTCTGCTAAAAGTTAGTGGGCAAGTCACCAGTGCCACCCTGaacaagcaaggagccagatatgcaacactggtTGAACACCTGCACGAGACCTTTGTGATCCGGTTCCGTGACCTACAACTGAAACGGCCACAAAtcacgttcctcgtcgacccatttaATGCGGAtacggactgtttgaaagccccgctagtCGCAGATGAGGCTGCTGCTGAGTTAGAGATGATTGATTTCGCCGAGgaggaccaactgaaacctgcttTAAGGGAAGAGACCATTGCGTTCTGGAAAAGTGTGTCAATGGAAAAATACCCCAATGTCAAAAGGGCTGCACTGAAAATTCTATCAATGTTTGGCTCAACCTATGTCTGCGAGTCAGTATTTTCCACCATGAAGTACGTGAAATCAAAGCACCGTTCTGTTCTGACCAACACTCATCTCAAAGAACTGTTACGAGTGGCAACAACAGACTACGAGCCAGATTTGAGGAGGATTGTTGAGGGGAAGGAAtgccagaagtcccactaa